The genomic interval GCGATTACGCCGATGTCAGATCGCGCTGATGGCTCGGGCAACCCGGCCCACGTCGTGCTTCGCCAGCAACTACTTCATAGCGGCGACTGGACCCGGGCTCGGATCGGTGAGTTGGAGTCGGCGACTGACCGGGTGAAGGCAGGCGACTGAACCCACACGGTGTGCAGTTTTCCTCTGCGCTCGGTAATGTCTTGAGTGCCCAGAGGGCAAAACTCGGAGGAGAAATATGAAACAATCCAAATTTGTCGCCGTGTCACTGCTGTTCGCCTTTGTACTCGCAGCATGTGGTGGTACGTCGACCGACACAACCGCTGCCGCCGGCGGCGGAGAGTTCGATCTCGGCGGTCGTGAGGTGACTGTCGGAGTAGAGAACGCATATCTGCCGTACAACTACGTCCTGGCTGGCGAGACCGAAGGTCAGGGTTGGGATTACGACATGTGGCGAGCGATCTGTGACTTGATCAATTGCACGCCTGTCTTCGTTGAGTCCGGGTGGCCGGCCGTTATCGACCAGGTCGCTCAGGGTGAGCTCGATACGGCAGCCGATGGCATTTCGATCACCGATGACCGCAAAGAGATTGTCGACTACTCAGACGCCTACATGACGGTTATCCAGAAGTTCATCGTTCAGATCGATGATGACCGGTATGCCGATAAGGACGCGCTGATCGCCAGTGATGCGATTATCGCGACGCAGTCTGGAACAACGAACTACGAGT from Acidimicrobiia bacterium carries:
- a CDS encoding amino acid ABC transporter substrate-binding protein — encoded protein: MKQSKFVAVSLLFAFVLAACGGTSTDTTAAAGGGEFDLGGREVTVGVENAYLPYNYVLAGETEGQGWDYDMWRAICDLINCTPVFVESGWPAVIDQVAQGELDTAADGISITDDRKEIVDYSDAYMTVIQKFIVQIDDDRYADKDALIASDAIIATQSGTTNYELAITLVDESRISAYESFPQAVQALIAGDVDAVIIDDSAGLGYIGANAEVMKTLDGDLQSDPLGFIYPKGSDLIDPVNAAIKTLKANGTFDDIGRKFFGEGFAVTYDDIEG